AGAAGAATGTTTGGTGGTGGTCAAGAAATCGGAAGCACGAAGTTGGGAGCTTGATTTGCGAAGAATGGAGGGTGAAGACTGGCAGCTGTCATTTTTCGTGTGAATGTAGTCAGGTCCTTGATCAGGTAAAATAGAGTCGACCCCCGTATAGAGTTCGGAGCAAAGTTGAGTTAACTCTTGCTGGGGCAAAGGGTTTTCGTCTATGGGTTCgtttttaaaatatcttttgaaTTCTCTGCTGTATCTGCATCTTGTACGAGCAAATTCCCAGGTTACTATCAACAATTTCGGAAACCTAGACTTGCAAAAGTAATCTAAAAATCCATCTGGCCAAGTTCCAAACTCCTTTTTTAGCTCATCACTGAGTTCCCGATAGTGATAGGACTTATTGCGAATAACTCGCAGCAAATCGCGCACTTTGGTTACATCATACTTTCTAAACTTTTTCAATTCAGCATGTAACTCTTGAGATAGAGAAAGAACCCAACCGTCATCAGGAATAACTGCAGCATCAACACACGCTTTCTCAAAGTCCTGAACGAGTCTTGTAAACGGCTTTTCAAATTCCAAAAAGTCAGACGCGTCAGTCAAAAAATGCAAACGCTTTCTCTTACTCCAAAAATACGGGTGCTTTAGTATTTGGTCAGTAGTGGGTCTATCATCAGGCGATTTTGAGATCATTTTGCTGATCAAATCGAAAAGCTCCGGAACGGGGAAGCTAGATTCAGAAAGCGTTGGTCTCTTGAACAAAATGTTGAATTCGCGAAAAGGATTGTCTCCGAACGGGTGGCGTCGGGTCATGACGTAATAAAAAAGACATCCCAGGTTAAAAATGTCTGCTTTTTTGGTAACCTTTACTCGTCTGTCAATCAGCAAACATGTGTTTGGATCATCGAAGTCCCTCTGTTTGGAAAGGCCGCCGACATCGTTTGCAGATAGCTCGCCATACGTTTCGCCCAATTCTAAAATCAATTCGGGGGATCTCCAGCCCAAAGTGGCCTGAATCGTTGTAGAATGGGATTGACGATTCGTATCCAGTTTTCGAGCTAAACCCATATCAGAAATTTTGACTACTAGATTAGAGTCTACCAAGGCATTCTGCGGTTTGATATCGCGGTGAATGATATTCATCTGATGTAGGTGGTGTAGTCCATTGGTCAGTTGGAACAGGATGTCACGCATATCTTCAGGCATCAGTTCAATCCATTTTTCGGACTCTACAAACGTTTCCAAAGAATATTCTGCGTAAGACAAGGCCAAATAGATGAACTCACGGTCTTGTTCCGTCATAAAATAGCGGACTACATTAGGATGGTCGTCAGATTCAATTAAAATAGATGTTTCTTTTTCAGCAATAAAATAATGGGACCGAAGCATGCGCTTGACCGCAATTTTACGGTTGTCCAATTGGCCTTCGTAGACGATTGTGCCAGAGCTGCCATAACCCAGTATATTGTTTGTGTTGATGTATAGCCGACCTATATGAAGAATTCCATCAGAATTGACACGTTCTCGGGTGTGGTGAGATAATTCCGTTGAGACTTGAACAGATTTCACTAGGTAATGAGAATGCTTCCTTGACTTATGCAAACACACGATGACCAGGCATAAGACTACCAAAAACAAGAGAGTCCCAAACAGAAGGCTCGTTCTAAAGCTAAAAAATGCGAAATCTTGGAGCTGGATATCCAAAGTCTGTGGTACACAATGATCAACGGTCTGAGTGGTATTACTGCCGCCGTCGCTTGAAATAGTAAGAAGCTCAGAATAAGAAGGAAGTTCCTCAATGCGGTAAGTATCGGAAATGAGATACAAATTTCTTAACTCAGAATAGATATCAAACGTGCTCAAATTGTCTGTGATACCAGGTAAGCTGTTAGGTGTATCACTGAGAGGCCAGAGGTTTGTAGGCCCATCAAGAGCCACCGAAACGCCTTGGTGATCAAACACAAGTACTGAGTCCTGAGAAAGGGTGTGATTGAGCAGCAGTTGAGGGACCTTCCAAACAAGCTCTAGACTTTTCAAGTAAATACCTGCGATTGGCAGATACTGtggacctaaaacctgaattgccgGAGATGGTAATTTGACATTCCAAAGGACTTTACCCGATATGGAGTTGACCAGTTCCAAATTCCCATCTATAAATGATACGACAACGTGAATAGCTAACTCTTTTTCATCTTCTTTCAAGACCTCATAAACAGGCATAGATGACGGGACAAACTCGCCATACGAAATATTCCAGTATTGCTGTCCGGTCAGTGAATCTACTGCCATAACTCTATAGTCCGTACGCATCACGACAAGTCTATCAAGCAAGTCAACAGCCTCGCATTGTTGACCATCGAGCGTGTTCGTCTCTTGATTTGCTATGGCCGAGACAGAGTCAATTGAATAAAAAGAGTCTTCCTTATAACCAAGGAAAAGAATACCATCTTCCCGAAGTATAGGAAGTTTGCTAACAAACTTTGGTATAGAAGACACGCATTGCTTAAGGCGGTCTTCTTGGTAGTGATAGACATGACCTTTAACGGACGGGACAAAAGAGGAAAGGGAAGATTTCAAGAGAGGATTATTAGACTCAAAAGACCAAAGTTCAGCCCCTGTGAAAATTTCAATTCCACGAATACTGCCATCTAAACAGCCAACAACAATGTGTTCTGGGCTCCAAGGCGAAAGCCTATAAAAAGGTGAATAAGGAGTAATAAGACCAATTCCTAGCTCTGTCTCGCCTTCACCCCTCTTACATACATATTTTTTTGGTTCACGGTGTACGGTTCAGCCGAGGCCGCTATCGACCGAACGGCGTAGAAAGGGGTGCCCGAGATACCATGATTTACCAAGGCAATATTCGAGCCTATCAGTCCGTAGAATATCAGGTGAAGTACAATTACTAGGAAATGTTAGCAAAACAATTTTAAaaggaatgtaggaaaagggacacATACAGTAGAAATAACACTTCATGCATTTATACTCTAATACGTATAACTTAGCCTTTTCGAATACAACCGAATCATAAGCTATACAATATATGGAATATAAGAATACACATCACAGATCAGaataagaataaaaaagaaattcgAATTAAGTCGAATAATAttaaaataacacaaatttaatATGAAACAATTAAATAGCACTTTTCGGGATGTTGAAAAAAAGTTTAGCAAATTGGTGCCGGAGCTTTATAACATTATACGCTTGGCGATTTTTGACACGTATATCTCGGCACATGCGTCTGTCTTCATAAATGTTTTTTATCGTTCGAATTACACGAGAAATTAGGATACACCCTTCTTTTTTTGGGCCCAACCTAcacaatgaaatttattacagacttTATCAAGAGGCTGAGGGTACTTTCGATAACAACCATGGTTGTATCATTCTTGTAATAAGCGTTGAGGACATCGGCCATGGCCAAGTAGTAGAAAGCGGATATTCGGTGTTTCAAGTTTCTTTTCAGGCGTTAGTGTGTAGGCCTTTTTTGAATCAGGTGGTCGATGTGGAAGTTACCGGTACCACTCAGGACGGGATCCATTGCAGTGCTGGGCCTATCAATATGATTATTGGAGCAGGTGTATGTACTGTTTTCCTTGACTACATGATGTATGCAACTACGTTAGAGTGAATCGTTGATTGATTTGTGCTTTCGTTTTAGGCCCTTCCGAGAGAATTTAAATATAATACTCAACTCCAAGCTTACACAGTTGAAGGTGAGCAATTAGAGATAAAACAAGGAAATAATCTTAGGTTGAGAATTATCGGTGTTTCATTCCAAAGCCGGGTGGTACGTGCACGAGAAATTATACAATTCAGCTCAGTAGAACCCGCTTCTAATCCGTTGAACGCGTGTGAATACGGCATTCAGTATTGTGTCGGTTCAATAGACGGCGATTTTCTAGGGCTCATCGATTAGGAAACACTGGATTCCTATTTTTAGAAAAAACAGATCAGAGTGCGTGTACACTATCAGTAGTGAAGCAGGCTTATATTGTATACATGCTCTAGAGACGACGTGTATGTCACAGTCTATTATTGGATATGAGACTCAGGGTTATTTCGATAAATGTCTAGCGCTTCTCGCAAATACAAGAAATTCTGACATTTCAAATGAAGTCTTCCAAGAATGTAAATTATATAGTTCATGCAAATGCATGTTTACCTGCGCACACATTTTTTACGAGTGATGGGCCTCTCGTCATGAGAATAGAAGTAATATTCGGTTCGTTTGATACAAGTGTACGTTTTATGAACAGCGTACAAAGAAAGCAATAAGCGTAGAACAGCGAGTTTATTGCACTAGGGGACCCAGTCTGGCTTCTTGTATACACATATAGTTAGTGAAGTTGTAATACTCAAAACAGAAGTGTTTGCTGTAACTTAGCAGAGCTGATTTTCTTGCTATGGATCTTAATGGTTCTTTGTTTGTACCCTGATCAGTAATTGAATCGATTTCGGATTGTACAGCCTATGCTAATAGATAAGGTTATTCTTTGCGTTCATTGCTACTTGCCAATATCTTTTAGAGCCTTCCgttattccttcaatttcttcagaTGTTAGAAAGCGTATAAACTTTGCTGGCCTACCAGCCCAAAGTTCTTTAGATTTGATGCGTGCGCCTCTATCTAAGAGACTATTTGCCGCTAGCATACTGTGCTTTTCCATGTAAGAATCGGGACAAACTGTTGAATGCATACCTACTAGGCAGCATTCCTCGATCGTACATGCGGAGAGATGGCAGTCGTGACCTATAGTGACAAAATGACCAATAGTAGTCGAGCCATCATGCCGAAGACCAACGGAACCGTGGACTTCGGTAATGATAGTGTTGTCTTGAATATTGGTAGTACTTCCAATTCGAATAGAACCTACGTCACtacggataacgacattgtaccaAATTGAGACGTAATCCTGGAcctaagaaagtatgtgtcaaaaTGTGTAAACACATGGTTTGTATTTTTTATTGCATCTAGAGAGCATATTATAAGGATCGGGATTTAAATGGTAAATTACCTCGACATTACCGCATACAGTTCCATtaggggcgataaaaatttgttTGGATATCTTTGGCTGTGAATTGCTTCCTTCAGAAGCAATCAGCCTACGTTTATCATCTGATTCAAAAATTTGGTACAATGTTGATAGATAGAAAAGCCACCAGGAAGGTGAATGCGGAAGGGAAAGAACATAGTATTAGAGACCCAAATTCAAAGAGTGTTCAAAAAAAACGGTCGTATAGAGCCATACAACAATCTTCgtatttaattaattttgaaaactggTAACGACATCCGTTGTAGTTGGCTTGAATTTTCCATTTGTAAAATTGACGAAAAGAATGAGAGGCGCAGGTCAAATGTGATTTATGGGTGCGGAGCTTGTTCAGGAGCCCATTTGGCATGCAGCGTAATAATAACATACTAAAATTACAATGCCTGCTTAGAAAAGAGAAAACTAGCAGGGTAATAACAGTAATAGAGATGACTCAAAAAACGTAAAGCTTATTGCTAAAAAACGAGGAGAACACCGCTAACGGCATTGAAATTTTTTCTTATTATATCACTAGAATCGAATAGTCACTAACTGCGCGTTCCACGGCGTGTAGAATAAGAAATTCAAACATCTTTTTGGTCGTACTTGtagcattatcaaataatgtaaaaatgtgttacatttttgaacgaacaaattcaaaattttatacTTGAACCTGCGGGGTGAACAGAGGATGCAGACAAGCAATCAATAGGTTATAAATGAACTTCTTCAATTTCACAATTACCGGTCATAACTTGAATGGCTATTTTTTCAAAAGCTATGGAGATAAACTAATATCAATCGTGACTTTTATATCTCTATAAAATCATCTTATAGTAGCGTGTGAAAAATCACAAAATTCAATTGCAATAACTGATGGCACTGTATTTAGGAAAAAATAGTTGTTTTCACCCATATTGAAAGCCCGTGATGGATTGATTAGCTCTAAAGGTGGACCGTTAAATATCAAACTCTGACTGGACTTGGTTGTTTTGATAGAAATCATTTCAAAAGGATTCGGTATTTGACAAACACTCTTATTTTTTTTCGGGCAAAGAGTAAGCCTTTGACACAAATAGAGGATATTGCAATTGGGTCTAGCAGTAAACAATATATAGAGACAAAGACGGTGTGTTGCCTGTATTGGGACACATTTGTGTATCACTTCGACCACATATCCTCTTTTTGTACTAATATATGTTGACTCTCAATTCATTGTGATAAAACGGATCACCTAAAACTTATAATTTATATCTACAGTGTCCTTCTTCGAAGAACTTTACTGTCTCCCAATACCCTTTCAATCTCTCTGAGGTCTTCTTCTGATTCAATTTGCATAATGTCATGAAGATTAGACATTTGACGGCTTCGTCGCTTTCTTTTGGATTTCAGAAAAGCGTCTTCAATATGTTCATCCTTGAGTTCTGTCTCACAGTATGTGAGAGAGGAGGACTCGGATGTGTGTGAGTCGCAAGTGAAACGAGATAATGAAGGAGATGCAGCAACAAAATCATCCATTTTTGTCTGGGAATTATTTAAAGTATGATTTTTCAATATAGGATCTAAAGTTGAGCTAATTTTACTCTCGGACCACCCAAATTGCATTTTTGCATACTGAGTTAAAGCTTTATAATCCGGAGAACACCAAGTGAATTTTTCCAGAGAGCGGTCGACTTGGGGATTTAGATATGCATCAATAACGGCcaaattcacaaaattattaggcAATTGAAGTGTTTTAAACAGACGCAAATGCTTCTGTGCAAAAGACTTATCTGGAGGCTCAAACCCCAAGTCGTGAACATCTGGAAGTGATTTTTTTTCCTGAATGCATTTTATCCAAGTAATGAATCGGCTAGGACCGTCGCTTCCACGAAAATGGGTAACGATGTCTAGAGCGATGACGGGGCCGATTCCTTTGATTCCATCCGCATAGTCGCCTCCTAACAGTAATGCcaaaaaaattaaatcagtttGTGATAACTGAAGCTTATCTTCTATAGATTCTAAAGAGTAACAATCCAATGAATGCCCGCGCAAAAAGGCATGTCGAAAAATAGGAAATCCACCGAAAACGAGTATATCGCTATCATCGGATATGATGCCGTCAACCAACCCGAGTATTCGGAGAGCTGCACATTGCGCATCTGCTTCGCCTGGACTTTGAACATAAGGAATTCCAAACAAACGTAAAAGATACTTAATTTGAGTTATCATTTCCTCGGATATATCCACATTTTGGCCAAAACTTGAGCGATGATTATTCTTTCGCGCCTGTCTCTGAGAACTGAGCTCAGACTCAATTGAATTAAAATAACTCCAGTACGTTGAAGGGCTTTGCTCATCATAGCCTGAATCAAGACCACTAGCCTGAGGACTTTGAAACTCTGAAAATGAGGAAGTTGGAGAATGAAAAATAGATTCATTCTCGGCTTGAACAACATTGCAGTGAGATTCAGGCTGAGACTCAGAGTAGGAACGCTCAAGACGAATTTTGGGTACGTTTAGTGCATCTCTTGTATCaaattctgttattttatcgtTATCGCTCGGCTGAAATTCACCCAAATCTACCATCCTATTCTCATTATTCCTTTCATTTACATTCCTATCCATATCGtccgttttaatttttttcttcttctccaactCAAGCACATCTGATTTTTCATCTCTTCCCATTCCATCATTCGAACCACATATTACAGCGTGCTCCGTTATACCTAATTCATTCTTTACAACACTTTTCAACTGAGATTTGACTGTCTCTTCTTGGTTAAATGAATTTTCGCTCTGCGCTTTCTCCAACTGAATTCTTTCTCGATTTGCATCCACTTCGTGTCCGTTCTTCAAGTCACTCTTAGGcaaaataaaatctgcatgtactGCTTTTGAATCGTTGTTCTTCAACTGGTTTCTGCCTTTATATAGATCTTGGCCAAGAACCTCATCAACAGACATTTTCTCTAGTTGATCAGCGCAAAATCGTTCAATAGAATCATTGCCGATTTTAGCAGCTGCCGGAAAGCAAATATCATCAGTCGTTTCAAATTGAACGCTAGAGTATTCCTTATCATCCTCCTCTAAAGatatctcttcttcataaacaaaatttctgtcatcCTCACAAATCAAATCCGAAATAGATGGCGCCGAATCCAATTGTCGAGCATTTGAATCCGAATTTGAAGGGTCATTTAGCTCAAAGTCGATCTCAATAGCTTGATGATTATCTTCAGTAGATGTCTCGGTCAAACCGGAAAGAACGGGGCTATGAAGAGGAGAATCAGAAATAGGCGAGTCAGTGCATTCTTCTCTTAGTTCTTCGTCTTCTGCTATAATATCGCCTGATTCATCAAGAGTTTCAATATTCGAATCCAAACTTTTAATAACTCGAATCTCAAAGTTAGAGTCGGGATCAACAAGTCTATCGAATAAAAAAATTAAGGCAGATATCGGTTAGCAAAAAAAGTCATTCGAaaatattttaaagctaaattCGATATCGAAAAAACACTTTCACCTCAACTAAAAATGTTTTTGTCTATATGAGTTTTCTCAAAGCTGTTTGAATCTATGCTATCCTAATTATTTGCTCTTCAATACGGCTGAATATGTGGATCTAGATATACGAATAAACGTACGAATTTACTGGTTCTGTATTTGTCTTTGATAGCCGATATTTAACGGTTGGATCTGAGGCCAATGGATAATATGACTCATTATCTAGGCGCTGCTTTACTTGTTCGAGTTTTCTCGTAATGCATCCCTTGTTGACTAATTGCTCTAGTTGTAATGAAGAGTAGTCTTTTTGTTCTATGTCCATATTTGTTTCGCAGATGGCATTTGCTACGCTCCCTTTGTGCGCCACTCTCATCATAAGTAAAATTTCAAGTTGAGCCTCGTACGATTTTTCGTGAACAGATTTGTCATCTGGACTTAAGGTACGTAGCCAATTGACGTCTAAGGTAGGGCCAGTTAATGGCTCTTCTAGGGTATTTTCAGCCCAGggaatttcatttattttcatttcttcagattctTGTCTATTATCTTTCCCCATATTTTGAATCTTCAGTGCCTCAACGAGTGCCTCTTTTAAGTCTAACTTTCCCTCTAAAACTAGTTGTTTTACTTTCTTTAAAGAGGTCTGTTTAAGCTGATCTAGTAGCATTTCGCGAGCCATTTTTTGGGCTCGAACTTCCGCCTTCGCCCTATTTCGACGCCTTCGAGACAGCGTCCTAGATTTTAACATTGGTGGTTTACCGTCGAATACAAATACTGGCCTTTAGAATGATATAAAATATGTTAGTATATCTTTGAATACCTCACTCTATGCATTACTTGTATCAGTACTTATACAAGGCATACTTAATACCTAGGAACAGAAGTTTAACCACTCGGCTCCATGTGCCTTTCAAGTAAGCGTCTTGAATTACATTTCCTCGTTTATCTCTCATAGCGCTAATGAAGCTTGCTATCCAAATACTTGTATCTGGTCATGATACATGTCGTAATAATGTTGTAAGTAAATTTCATACAATATGAGTTCACACGTCATGATCATGATTGTCACCGGCTTAACTTGTAGGAGCTaaggaagtaaacaaaacaaatgcaTACCAATTGCAAGACAACAGTTTCGAAGACTTTCTAATTTGACAGTTTTTTTCGCAGGTCGTACTATACTCCATAGTTTTGGAATACCCATTGCGATGAACTAAGCTAACAAGGTTGGATCAGCCCCATATAAAACATGTACCAAAAGAAATTctacatgaacaaaataaattaGCCTAGTTACACAAATGCTAATGTGCAATAGGGTAGTGTATAAGTAAGTAATATATGTTGTGTGtgcacattaatttttaaaaataggaaagaaTAACTAATAAAAGCACGAAAAGCATCTGTTTTGATTCTATATCTTTGCCGCATAAACTTACTTAACGAGGGCCCTAGTTTTTAGTAGGGTTGTTCACAAAAATGGATCAATATCAAAACTGTCTGACGACAATTACCTGTACGAAATCCGGCAAACTGACttttgaaaaatttaaatagaTGATCTTAATGTCCAGAAAAAAATCAACAATCCAAAACCCTTTTTGTGCAATTCTCTAAACCCGGTTCTTATGGATTAGGTTAGCCATGCATCGTTGAACCGATTCCGTTTTCTTCACTTACAACCAAGGAGTCAATCTTAACACACTGGTCAACGCACGTTATTTGATTTGGTAAAATGAGTGTTAGAAAAAGCTATTGTAAAGTCTATTTAGTCAAGTAACAAGGAATCAAGCTAAATAGAGTATTCTACCGAATACCTTCGGCTGTTGCTAGATCTTATGGTATTCTCCAAAAATATATAGGAACAAATTGTGGCAATAGGAAAAAACATAACTCACGTATGTACATGTAATGTGCAAGGTATGGTATAGAGCAAGGATTTGAACTCGATTTTTATCTTCAATTAATGATATTGTCACAACTAAGGACCCTCTATACATCGTCACACCTGATTGGATCTGATGTACAATTATTACTCATTTTTAGacataaaaaataagcagctatTTGATACTCTATGATCACGGTTTATCTAACTTAAATATTCACGCAATTACAATGAtcactattttctttttctgttgaaTGTTGAATTATCAAAAATGGTGTTCAAAGACATTTCTTATTTATTGAAAAAAGAGCTTTTAATTCTCTTGATAGCGCATCCTatgccttttttttttactattaggaCGTGATCTCTTCTTTTTAGAAGCATTTACCTGAGCTTGTTGGTCCACTTTGTCTGAGTTGTCCTTAAAATGTCTATTTCTTTGATCGATTGTTTTCTgatgtccaattttttttttttttactatcgaaATCTTTGAGTTGATATTCTTCTGAAAGGCCTTAGGGGGTTTTTTTGAGTGATCAAACTTCTGAGCTATTTTTCTAGGCTTGCCTTTCGACGTAGAATCTGAACCCAGTTTCCAACGATAAGACCACTCTCCTGTTTTTTGAGCGATTTTCCTCTGACGCTCAAAGTCTGGGTCTATAAAGCGGCCTGTTGCCTCCGGGTTGTGCCCTAAAAACTCATCTTCATCTATCAAGTTCTGAGGAAGTTCAGTAAATCCCATACTTGTATTCCATATCTAGAGCTATCCGAAATAACCAAAAACAGTACAAAAGCATCAAATCAGTTAgcgcaaaaaaaaaatacaagacaaCATGTTATAAATTCAGAAGGTTAATTAAATCACTTTTTCTATCTTCTGGTCAATTGTTTTACCATTTCTCAGTAACGCTCTATTATTTTTCACCTATCCCTTATAACCACAGCCTACGGGTAAAAGATGCCCATTCCACTACAATAGTGTAATTGGAAACCGCTGAAGTCATTTATGTCGAGAAATTCAGTCTTCTGGCAGTTTGTATGATAGCCGCAGGTCATGCTCACCTCTAGACAATCAAAACCCTACTTTAACtcaaagagaatttaaaaaatcCGCTCTATTCTCCAAAAAATTTCAAACCGCTCGACGTGAGGGCCGTGCATAATATGTAATTACGGTAAATACTGCAATACAAGAATTTATCCAAAACAAGCATGCGACTCTTGTCGATACGAAGTTCACTGCTTATGACTTACTAACACACTCCCAGCGTTGAGGGATTATTTCTGTAACAGATTATCTGATTGAAATTGGCATCATTGTGAAATGATGTGCTTTCACACCCGAACCATGTTATGAGATAAGTCAAAATTAAGATTTATTCTGCAAACTTTGTCGCCTTCAATTAAAGGTCTTGATGACTTAATTCGTATTTCTATGACTGTTTCTAGCGTATGCACGCAAACATTTCCtatatttgacaaatatatttattttatattttcttcatgcATAATTTTGTATTGGAAGAACGACTAAAGCAGTGTACATCCCTATAGCCCTCAAGTGAG
This sequence is a window from Schistocerca gregaria isolate iqSchGreg1 unplaced genomic scaffold, iqSchGreg1.2 ptg000720l, whole genome shotgun sequence. Protein-coding genes within it:
- the LOC126320386 gene encoding serine/threonine-protein kinase/endoribonuclease IRE1-like; protein product: MKCYFYLIVLHLIFYGLIGSNIALVNHGISGTPFYAVRSIAASAEPYTVNQKNMLSPWSPEHIVVGCLDGSIRGIEIFTGAELWSFESNNPLLKSSLSSFVPSVKGHVYHYQEDRLKQCVSSIPKFVSKLPILREDGILFLGYKEDSFYSIDSVSAIANQETNTLDGQQCEAVDLLDRLVVMRTDYRVMAVDSLTGQQYWNISYGEFVPSSMPVYEVLKEDEKELAIHVVVSFIDGNLELVNSISGKVLWNVKLPSPAIQVLGPQYLPIAGIYLKSLELVWKVPQLLLNHTLSQDSVLVFDHQGVSVALDGPTNLWPLSDTPNSLPGITDNLSTFDIYSELRNLYLISDTYRIEELPSYSELLTISSDGGSNTTQTVDHCVPQTLDIQLQDFAFFSFRTSLLFGTLLFLVVLCLVIVCLHKSRKHSHYLVKSVQVSTELSHHTRERVNSDGILHIGRLYINTNNILGYGSSGTIVYEGQLDNRKIAVKRMLRSHYFIAEKETSILIESDDHPNVVRYFMTEQDREFIYLALSYAEYSLETFVESEKWIELMPEDMRDILFQLTNGLHHLHQMNIIHRDIKPQNALVDSNLVVKISDMGLARKLDTNRQSHSTTIQATLGWRSPELILELGETYGELSANDVGGLSKQRDFDDPNTCLLIDRRVKVTKKADIFNLGCLFYYVMTRRHPFGDNPFREFNILFKRPTLSESSFPVPELFDLISKMISKSPDDRPTTDQILKHPYFWSKRKRLHFLTDASDFLEFEKPFTRLVQDFEKACVDAAVIPDDGWVLSLSQELHAELKKFRKYDVTKVRDLLRVIRNKSYHYRELSDELKKEFGTWPDGFLDYFCKSRFPKLLIVTWEFARTRCRYSREFKRYFKNEPIDENPLPQQELTQLCSELYTGVDSILPDQGPDYIHTKNDSCQSSPSILRKSSSQLRASDFLTTTKHSSPRHSKRKKDDIVYKSHRPEQAESDHCYPPGIPVPL
- the LOC126320490 gene encoding uncharacterized protein LOC126320490 isoform X2, coding for MEYNTSIWIASFISAMRDKRGNVIQDAYLKGTWSRVVKLLFLGIKPVFVFDGKPPMLKSRTLSRRRRNRAKAEVRAQKMAREMLLDQLKQTSLKKVKQLVLEGKLDLKEALVEALKIQNMGKDNRQESEEMKINEIPWAENTLEEPLTGPTLDVNWLRTLSPDDKSVHEKSYEAQLEILLMMRVAHKGSVANAICETNMDIEQKDYSSLQLEQLVNKGCITRKLEQVKQRLDNESYYPLASDPTVKYRLSKTNTEPVNSLVDPDSNFEIRVIKSLDSNIETLDESGDIIAEDEELREECTDSPISDSPLHSPVLSGLTETSTEDNHQAIEIDFELNDPSNSDSNARQLDSAPSISDLICEDDRNFVYEEEISLEEDDKEYSSVQFETTDDICFPAAAKIGNDSIERFCADQLEKMSVDEVLGQDLYKGRNQLKNNDSKAVHADFILPKSDLKNGHEVDANRERIQLEKAQSENSFNQEETVKSQLKSVVKNELGITEHAVICGSNDGMGRDEKSDVLELEKKKKIKTDDMDRNVNERNNENRMVDLGEFQPSDNDKITEFDTRDALNVPKIRLERSYSESQPESHCNVVQAENESIFHSPTSSFSEFQSPQASGLDSGYDEQSPSTYWSYFNSIESELSSQRQARKNNHRSSFGQNVDISEEMITQIKYLLRLFGIPYVQSPGEADAQCAALRILGLVDGIISDDSDILVFGGFPIFRHAFLRGHSLDCYSLESIEDKLQLSQTDLIFLALLLGGDYADGIKGIGPVIALDIVTHFRGSDGPSRFITWIKCIQEKKSLPDVHDLGFEPPDKSFAQKHLRLFKTLQLPNNFVNLAVIDAYLNPQVDRSLEKFTWCSPDYKALTQYAKMQFGWSESKISSTLDPILKNHTLNNSQTKMDDFVAASPSLSRFTCDSHTSESSSLTYCETELKDEHIEDAFLKSKRKRRSRQMSNLHDIMQIESEEDLREIERVLGDSKVLRRRTL
- the LOC126320490 gene encoding uncharacterized protein LOC126320490 isoform X1: MGIPKLWSIVRPAKKTVKLESLRNCCLAIDTSIWIASFISAMRDKRGNVIQDAYLKGTWSRVVKLLFLGIKPVFVFDGKPPMLKSRTLSRRRRNRAKAEVRAQKMAREMLLDQLKQTSLKKVKQLVLEGKLDLKEALVEALKIQNMGKDNRQESEEMKINEIPWAENTLEEPLTGPTLDVNWLRTLSPDDKSVHEKSYEAQLEILLMMRVAHKGSVANAICETNMDIEQKDYSSLQLEQLVNKGCITRKLEQVKQRLDNESYYPLASDPTVKYRLSKTNTEPVNSLVDPDSNFEIRVIKSLDSNIETLDESGDIIAEDEELREECTDSPISDSPLHSPVLSGLTETSTEDNHQAIEIDFELNDPSNSDSNARQLDSAPSISDLICEDDRNFVYEEEISLEEDDKEYSSVQFETTDDICFPAAAKIGNDSIERFCADQLEKMSVDEVLGQDLYKGRNQLKNNDSKAVHADFILPKSDLKNGHEVDANRERIQLEKAQSENSFNQEETVKSQLKSVVKNELGITEHAVICGSNDGMGRDEKSDVLELEKKKKIKTDDMDRNVNERNNENRMVDLGEFQPSDNDKITEFDTRDALNVPKIRLERSYSESQPESHCNVVQAENESIFHSPTSSFSEFQSPQASGLDSGYDEQSPSTYWSYFNSIESELSSQRQARKNNHRSSFGQNVDISEEMITQIKYLLRLFGIPYVQSPGEADAQCAALRILGLVDGIISDDSDILVFGGFPIFRHAFLRGHSLDCYSLESIEDKLQLSQTDLIFLALLLGGDYADGIKGIGPVIALDIVTHFRGSDGPSRFITWIKCIQEKKSLPDVHDLGFEPPDKSFAQKHLRLFKTLQLPNNFVNLAVIDAYLNPQVDRSLEKFTWCSPDYKALTQYAKMQFGWSESKISSTLDPILKNHTLNNSQTKMDDFVAASPSLSRFTCDSHTSESSSLTYCETELKDEHIEDAFLKSKRKRRSRQMSNLHDIMQIESEEDLREIERVLGDSKVLRRRTL